DNA from Petropleomorpha daqingensis:
GAGCGAGAGGTGCGCCATCAGGGACTCGAACCCCGAACCCGCTGATTAAGAGTCAGCTGCTCTGCCAATTGAGCTAATGGCGCGTGTCGCCCGCTCCGAACGGGCGCCGGGGGAGAACGATACCAGCGCGATCCGGCCGGACGACGAGCGGGCGGGTGGAACAGCTCACGTGCTGCCCATTCTGTCGCTCGAACGTGGACACTGAGGGCTGGACCAGCGCGTCTGCGGGTCCGAGACGGCGGACGGGGATCGAGAGGGGTCGAAGCGGTGCGACGCACAGCCGCAGTGATCGCGGGGGCCCTGCTGCTCCTCGCCGGGTGCAACGACGGTGCGAAGAGCGGCAGTGACGCCTCCGGCTCGTCGTCGTCCTCCGCTCCCGCCGCGCCGGCGCAGGTGGCGGTCTCGCCCGCCGACGGCGCCACCGATGTCTCCCCGGTCGAGCCGCTGGAGATCACGGTCACCGGCGGACGGCTCGCCGACGTGACCGTCGTCGACGCCGCCGGCAACCCGGTGACCGGCACGGCCGCCGAGGCGCCGGCCGACGCCGCCGCGACCTCCAGCGCGTCCTCGTCGCCGTCCAGCTCGCCGTCCGCCGCCCCCGAAGCGGTCACCGAGGTGTGGACGCCGGACGCCCAGCTGTCCTACGGCAGCACCTACACGCTCACCGCGACGGCCACGAACGCCGACGACAAGGAGGCGAAGGCGGCGACCACGTTCACGACCGTGACGCCGCAGTCGCTGAGCACGCCGTCGATCGGTCCGCTGAACGGGATGACCGTCGGCGTCGGGTTGCCGATCCGCGTCTACTTCGACGACCCGGTCGCCGACAAGGCCGCCGTCGAGAGCCACCTGCTGGTCACCTCGTCGCAGCAGACCGACGGCGTCTGGAGCTGGGTGAACGACGCCGAGGTGCACTTCCGGCCCTCCACCTACTGGCCGGCCGACACCGACGTCACGCTGAACGCCGACCTCTACGGCGTGAACTTCGGCGACGGGGTCTGGGGCGAGAAGAACCGCACGGTGTCCTTCCACGTCGGGCCGAAGCACGTCTCCGTCGCCGACGCCGGCGCGCACACCCTGACCGTCTACGACGGCGACCAGGTCGTGCAGACCTTCCCGATGAGCGCGGGCAGCAACGCCAACCCGACCCGCAACGGCGTGCACGTGGTCACCGAGATGAACCGCTCGATGGTCATGGACTCCAGCACGTTCGGGCTCGCGGTCGACGCCCCCGGCGGCTACCGGGCCGACGTCGAGTACGCCACCCGGATCTCCAACAACGGCGAGTTCGTGCACGCCGCGCCGTGGTCGGTCGGCTCGCAGGGCCACGCCAACGTCTCGCACGGCTGCATCAACCTGTCCACCGACCGGGCGGCCTGGTTCTTCAACTTCTCCCAGCCCGGTGACGTCGTCGAGGTGAAGAACTCGATCGGCCCGCAGCTGTCCCGCGCCGACGGCGACATCTTCGACTGGACGATCAGCTGGGAGGACTGGAAGGCCGGCAGCGCGCTGAAGTGAGCGGCGTCCGGGACGTCGTCCTCCTGACCCTCGGTTGGGAGGACCTGCCGCGCAGCGTCTCCGTCGAGGGGGCGCCCGCGCACGAGCGGCTGCGCGAGCCCGTGCCCGGCGTGCTGCTGCTGTGCGACGGCGGCTGGCTGCTGCTCGACACCGGCTTCAACACCGCCCTGCTGCACGACCCGGCCCTGCGGCGGCGCTTCCACGGCGATCCGTCGTCCCGCGCGATCCTGCCCGGCCCCGGCGAGCCGCTGGAGGAGGCGCTGGCGCACGCCGGCATCGAGCCGGACGAGGTGCACGCCGTCGGCCTCTCGCACCTGCACCTCGACCACGTCGGCGGCCTGCGGCACTTCGTCGGCCGGCCGGTGCACTGCCAGCGCCGGGAGCTGGAGTTCGGGCTCACCGACGAGGCCGAGCAGCACGCGATCTACCGCATCGACTTCGACGACCCGCGGCACGACTGGCGCCTGGCCGACGGCGACGTCGAGATCGCCCCCGGCGTCACGGCGGTCCTCACCGCCGGTCACACACCGGGGCACCAGAGCTTCGTCGTCGACTTCGACGAGAGCGTCGGCGGCGGCGGGATGGTCCTGGCCTTCGACGCCGCGGACCTGGCCGTGGAGAACATCGACCAGGAGCTGCCGATCGGCGGCCGGGTGCACGCGACGCCCGAGGAGTGCGTCGAGCAGGTCCGGCGGCTGAAGTCGATCGCCGCCGCCCGCGGCTACCCGCTGGTGCCCGGCCACGACCCGCTGGTCTGGCCGGCGCTCACCCGCGAGACGGCGCAGCGGTTCGGCCGCACGCCGGCCCGCTGAGTTTCCGGTCCGACCTCGTCGGGAACCCCCTGACGCGAACTGCTGTCACGGGGGCTGATCCGAGGAGTGGGACGTGGACACCTGGCTGATCGTGCTCATCGTCGTCGTGGTGGTGATCCTGCTGGCCGTGCTGGCGCTCGCCATGACCAAGCGGAACGGCGCCGCGAGGGTGCGCAAGCAGGAGCAGGCGCGCGAGCACCTGCAGGAGGCCCAGGTCCGTGCGGCCCGGGCCGACCAACAGCAGGCGCTGGCCGAGGAGCAGGCCGCCCGCGCCCGCCGCGAGCAGGCCGAGGCCCAGGAGCGCGCCGCCCGCGCCGAGCGGGAGGCGCGCGAGATGCACGCCTCCGCGCACGAGGACCGCTCCGCCGCCGAGCAGCTGCGGGCCAAGGCCGAGAAGCTCGCACCGGGGCTCAGCGCCCAGCACGACGGCGCGCCGCACCACGGCGCCCCGCAGGACGCGGGCTACGACACCGCCTACGACACGGCGCCGCAGGGCCGCACCCCTGAGTCCGGGCTGCCCCAGCACACGCAGCAGACCGAGGGCGGGTCCACCCGCCGCTGAGTTTTCGCCCTCCGGGCAGTCGATGGTCTGAGAAGGTCGACGTCGACTGCCCGGAGGGACCCATGACCGATCTGATCGCCATCGGCACGCGCAAGGGCCTGTGGCTCGCACGCAGTGACGACGACCGCCGCACGTGGACCCTCGACGGCCCGCACCTGCTCGCGCAGGAGGTCGCCGCGGTGTCGATCGACGCCCGCCGGCCGCAGCCGCGCGTGCTGGCCGGCATCCAGTACGGCCACTGGGGCCCGACCGTCATGTGGTCCGACGACCTCGGCGCGAGCTGGCAGGAGACCGACCACGGGGCGATCCGCTTCCCCGAGGACACCGGGGCCGCGCTGGCCCGCGTCTGGCAGCTGCGCCCGGACTCCGCCGCGCGGCCGGACGTCGTCTGGGCCGGCTGCGAGCCGCACTCGCTGTGGCGCAGCGAGGACGGCGGGGCCACGTTCGAGCTGGTCCGCGGGTTGTGGGACCACCCGCACCGGCCGACGTGGGAGCCCGGCGGCGGGGGAGCGGCGATCCACACGGTGCTGCCCGACCCCGCGACCGAGCGCGTGGTCGTCGCGATGAGCGCCGGCGGCGTCTACGTCAGCGAGGACGGCGGCGGCCGCTGGGAGCCACGCAACCGCGGCATCTCCGCCGGTTTCCTGCCGGAGGAGCCCGAGTACGGGCAGTGCGTGCACAAGATCGCCGTCGACGCCGGCGACCCCGAGCGGATGTACGCGCAGAACCACGGCGGCGTCTTCCGCACCGACGACGGCGGCCGGAAGTGGACGTCGATCGCCGG
Protein-coding regions in this window:
- a CDS encoding L,D-transpeptidase, translating into MRRTAAVIAGALLLLAGCNDGAKSGSDASGSSSSSAPAAPAQVAVSPADGATDVSPVEPLEITVTGGRLADVTVVDAAGNPVTGTAAEAPADAAATSSASSSPSSSPSAAPEAVTEVWTPDAQLSYGSTYTLTATATNADDKEAKAATTFTTVTPQSLSTPSIGPLNGMTVGVGLPIRVYFDDPVADKAAVESHLLVTSSQQTDGVWSWVNDAEVHFRPSTYWPADTDVTLNADLYGVNFGDGVWGEKNRTVSFHVGPKHVSVADAGAHTLTVYDGDQVVQTFPMSAGSNANPTRNGVHVVTEMNRSMVMDSSTFGLAVDAPGGYRADVEYATRISNNGEFVHAAPWSVGSQGHANVSHGCINLSTDRAAWFFNFSQPGDVVEVKNSIGPQLSRADGDIFDWTISWEDWKAGSALK
- a CDS encoding N-acyl homoserine lactonase family protein; this translates as MSGVRDVVLLTLGWEDLPRSVSVEGAPAHERLREPVPGVLLLCDGGWLLLDTGFNTALLHDPALRRRFHGDPSSRAILPGPGEPLEEALAHAGIEPDEVHAVGLSHLHLDHVGGLRHFVGRPVHCQRRELEFGLTDEAEQHAIYRIDFDDPRHDWRLADGDVEIAPGVTAVLTAGHTPGHQSFVVDFDESVGGGGMVLAFDAADLAVENIDQELPIGGRVHATPEECVEQVRRLKSIAAARGYPLVPGHDPLVWPALTRETAQRFGRTPAR
- a CDS encoding WD40/YVTN/BNR-like repeat-containing protein, which codes for MTDLIAIGTRKGLWLARSDDDRRTWTLDGPHLLAQEVAAVSIDARRPQPRVLAGIQYGHWGPTVMWSDDLGASWQETDHGAIRFPEDTGAALARVWQLRPDSAARPDVVWAGCEPHSLWRSEDGGATFELVRGLWDHPHRPTWEPGGGGAAIHTVLPDPATERVVVAMSAGGVYVSEDGGGRWEPRNRGISAGFLPEEPEYGQCVHKIAVDAGDPERMYAQNHGGVFRTDDGGRKWTSIAGGLPADFGFPIVSSPRTAGTAWVIPLVADMQRVPPEGRLRVQRTRDAGETWTASTAGLPDGAWTSVLRDAFCADDADPTGVYLGTRDGCVYASADEGETFTTVAEHLPDVLTVRAARIP